Proteins encoded within one genomic window of Saccharomyces paradoxus chromosome V, complete sequence:
- the RMD6 gene encoding Rmd6p (Protein required for sporulation~similar to YEL072W), with amino-acid sequence MSACPCNIVILPVEILKNSSIDTKYSLYTTINRGYDVPRLKYGIVVSPRVHSLETLFSDLGFDKNIEKSSFYLLLNDPALAYPTFYENFEQVKGETNEDLSLPTYYIPKFQFLTDAFNSEHVLATIGYKPNNKESYEITGFTSMGNGCGIKLFNSSVIHMMRFHKCKRLVADIIMEHDLLGYYEKKLGFVEVQRFKVLKEEHQPKVFDDKVECTKDFHVIKMIKDLKSHKL; translated from the coding sequence ATGTCAGCTTGTCCTTGCAACATTGTTATACTTCCAGTCgagattttgaagaattcaTCTATAGATACGAAGTATAGCTTGTATACAACAATTAATCGAGGATATGATGTCCCAAGGCTCAAATATGGCATCGTAGTTAGCCCTCGAGTGCACAGCCTTGAAACTCTATTCAGTGATTTGGGCTTTGACAAGAATATAGAGAAATCCTcgttttatttattattgaatGATCCTGCCTTGGCATACCCTACTTTctatgaaaattttgaacaGGTTAAAGGTGAAACAAATGAAGACTTATCTCTGCCGACATATTATATTCCCAAGTTCCAGTTTTTGACGGATGCATTCAATTCAGAGCATGTCCTAGCAACCATTGGCTACAAACCAAATAATAAGGAGAGTTATGAGATCACAGGATTTACGTCCATGGGCAATGGCTGTGGTATCAAACTATTCAATAGCAGTGTAATTCATATGATGCGATTCCATAAATGTAAGAGACTGGTTGCAGACATTATCATGGAACATGACCTATTGGGTTATTATGAAAAGAAGCTCGGCTTTGTAGAGGTGCAAAGGTTCAAAGTTCTCAAAGAGGAACATCAACCAAAAGTATTTGACGATAAAGTAGAGTGTACTAAAGACTTCCATGTGATCAAAATGattaaagatttgaaaagtcATAAATTATAA
- a CDS encoding IMP dehydrogenase, producing the protein MAAIKDYETALQFAKSLPRLDGLSVQELMDSKIRGGLTYNDFLILPGLVDFASSEVSLQTKLTRNITLNIPLVSSPMDTVTESEMAIFMALSGGIGFIHHNCTPEDQADMVRRVKNYENGFINNPIVISPTTTVGEAKSMKKKYGFAGFPVTEDGKRNAKLVGVITSRDIQFVEDDSLLVQDVMTKNPVTGAQGITLSEGNEILKKIKKGRLLIVDEKGNLVSMLSRTDLMKNQNYPLASKSANTKQLLCGASIGTMDADKERLRLLVKAGLDVVILDSSQGNSIFQLNMLKWVKESFAGLEVIAGNVVTREQAANLIAAGADGLRIGMGTGSICITQEVMACGRPQGTAVYNVCEFANQFGVPCMADGGVQNIGHITKALALGSSTVMMGGMLAGTTESPGEYFYQDGKRLKAYRGMGSIDAMQKTGTKGNASTSRYFSEFDSVLVAQGVSGAVVDKGSIKKFIPYLYNGLQHSCQDIGCRSLTVLKKNVQSGKVRFEFRTASAQLEGGVNNLHSYEKRLHN; encoded by the coding sequence ATGGCCGCTATTAAGGACTACGAGACCGCACTGCAATTTGCCAAGAGCCTTCCAAGACTGGATGGTTTGTCTGTGCAGGAATTGATGGACTCCAAGATCAGAGGTGGGTTGACTTAtaacgattttttgatcttaCCAGGTTTAGTCGATTTTGCGTCCTCTGAGGTTAGCCTACAGACTAAGCTGACCAGGAATATCACTTTAAACATTCCATTGGTTTCCTCTCCAATGGACACTGTGACAGAATCGGAAATGGCCATCTTTATGGCTCTGTCGGGTGGTATCGGTTTCATTCACCATAACTGTACGCCCGAGGACCAAGCTGACATGGTCAGAAGGGTCAAGAACTATGAAAATGGGTTTATTAACAACCCTATTGTGATTTCTCCAACAACCACCGTTGGTGAAGCTAAGAgcatgaagaaaaagtatggATTTGCAGGCTTCCCTGTCACGGAAGATGGCAAGAGAAATGCAAAGTTGGTGGGAGTCATCACTTCTCGTGATATACAGTTCGTTGAGGACGACTCTTTACTCGTTCAGGATGTCATGACCAAGAACCCTGTTACCGGTGCACAAGGTATCACGTTATCAGAAGGTAACGAGattctaaagaaaatcaaaaagggtaGGCTATTGattgttgatgaaaaggGTAACTTAGTTTCTATGCTTTCCAGAACtgatttaatgaagaatcaaaacTACCCATTAGCGTCCAAATCTGCCAACACCAAGCAATTGCTATGTGGTGCTTCCATTGGTACTATGGACgctgataaagaaagactAAGATTATTGGTCAAAGCCGGCTTGGATGTCGTCATCTTGGATTCATCCCAAGGCAACtctattttccaattgaacATGCTCAAGTGGGTCAAAGAGAGTTTCGCAGGTCTGGAAGTCATCGCTGGTAACGTTGTGACCAGGGAACAAGCTGCCAATTTGATTGCTGCCGGTGCGGATGGTTTGAGAATCGGTATGGGAACTGGCTCTATTTGTATCACTCAAGAAGTTATGGCTTGTGGTAGGCCACAAGGTACAGCGGTCTACAACGTGTGTGAATTTGCTAACCAGTTCGGTGTTCCATGTATGGCTGATGGTGGTGTTCAAAACATCGGTCACATTACCAAGGCGTTGGCTCTTGGATCTTCTACTGTTATGATGGGTGGTATGTTGGCTGGTACTACGGAATCACCAGGTGAGTATTTCTATCAAGATGGTAAAAGATTGAAGGCGTACCGTGGTATGGGTTCCATTGACGCCATGCAAAAGACTGGTACTAAAGGGAATGCATCTACGTCTCGTTacttttcagaatttgaCAGCGTTTTGGTTGCACAGGGTGTCTCCGGCGCTGTCGTTGACAAAGGATCcattaagaaatttattccgTACTTGTACAATGGATTACAACATTCTTGCCAAGACATTGGCTGTAGGTCGTTAACtgtattaaagaagaatgtcCAGAGCGGTAAAGTTagatttgaattcagaACGGCTTCTGCTCAACTAGAAGGTGGTGTTAATAACTTACATTCTTACGAAAAGCGTTTACATAACTGA